A genomic region of Camelus ferus isolate YT-003-E chromosome 11, BCGSAC_Cfer_1.0, whole genome shotgun sequence contains the following coding sequences:
- the SLC18A3 gene encoding vesicular acetylcholine transporter produces the protein MEPAAPTRQAPAAASKLSEAVGAALQDPRRQRRLVLVIVCVALFLDNMLYMVIVPIVPYYMRAASEMPTPTSKISVPNLPTPIPANASTSTVNSSESSTGGMPTGSAEQHHYPADSEDVKIGVLFASKAILQLLVNPLSGTFIDRMSYDLPLLMGLGVLFASTVMFAFAEGYAMLFAARSLQGLGSAFADTSSIAMIADKYPEEPERSRALGWALAFISFGSLVAPPFGGFLHEFAGKTAPFLVLAIVSLLDALLLLAVAKPFSAAARARANLPVGTPIHRLMLDPYIAVVAGALTTCNIPLAFLEPTIATWMKHTMAASEWETGLAWLPAFVPHVLGVYLTVRLAARYPHLQWLYGAFGLAVIGASSCLVPACRSFAPLVVSLCGLCFGIALVDTALLPTLAFLVDVRHVSVYGSVYAIADISYCVAYALGPIVAGHIVHSFGFVQLSLGMGLVNLLYAPVLLLLRNVGLLKRSRSERDVLLDEPPQGLYDAVRLRERPVSDWDREPRSPPGPFDECEDGYDYYTRS, from the coding sequence ATGGAACCAGCTGCGCCTACCCGCCAGGCCCCGGCCGCAGCCAGCAAGCTGTCGGAGGCGGTGGGCGCGGCGCTGCAAGATCCCCGGCGGCAGCGGCGCCTGGTGCTGGTCATCGTGTGCGTGGCGCTATTCCTGGACAACATGCTGTACATGGTCATCGTGCCCATCGTGCCCTACTACATGCGAGCTGCCAGCGAGATGCCCACCCCGACCTCCAAAATATCTGTGCCCAACCTGCCGACGCCTATTCCGGCCAATGCCAGTACCAGCACGGTCAATTCCTCAGAGTCCTCGACGGGCGGGATGCCGACCGGGTCTGCGGAGCAGCACCACTACCCCGCGGACAGCGAGGACGTGAAGATCGGGGTACTGTTTGCCTCCAAGGCTATCCTGCAGCTGCTGGTGAACCCCCTGAGCGGGACCTTCATCGACCGCATGAGCTATGACTTGCCGCTGCTTATGGGCCTGGGCGTACTGTTCGCCTCTACAGTGATGTTTGCCTTCGCAGAGGGCTACGCGATGCTCTTCGCCGCGCGCAGCCTGCAGGGTCTCGGCTCTGCCTTCGCGGATACGTCCAGCATTGCCATGATCGCTGACAAGTATCCTGAGGAGCCTGAGCGCAGTCGCGCGCTAGGCTGGGCGCTGGCCTTCATCAGCTTCGGAAGTCTAGTGGCGCCGCCCTTCGGGGGGTTCCTTCACGAGTTCGCGGGCAAGACCGCGCCCTTCCTGGTGCTCGCCATCGTTTCCCTGCTCGACGCCCTGTTGCTGCTGGCGGTAGCCAAGCCCTTCTCGGCTGCGGCGCGGGCGCGGGCCAACCTGCCGGTGGGCACGCCCATCCACCGTCTCATGCTGGACCCTTACATCGCCGTGGTGGCAGGGGCGCTTACCACCTGCAACATTCCCCTCGCCTTCCTCGAGCCCACCATCGCCACGTGGATGAAGCACACGATGGCTGCATCCGAGTGGGAGACCGGCCTGGCCTGGTTGCCGGCCTTCGTGCCGCACGTGCTAGGCGTCTACCTCACAGTGCGACTGGCGGCGCGCTACCCTCACCTGCAGTGGTTGTATGGCGCGTTCGGTCTGGCAGTAATCGGTGCCAGCTCGTGCTTGGTGCCTGCCTGCCGCTCCTTCGCACCACTAGTGGTCTCCCTCTGCGGCCTCTGCTTCGGTATTGCGCTGGTGGACACGGCGCTGCTGCCCACGCTCGCCTTTCTTGTGGACGTGCGCCACGTCTCGGTCTATGGTAGTGTCTACGCCATCGCCGACATATCCTACTGCGTGGCCTATGCTCTCGGGCCCATAGTGGCGGGCCACATTGTGCACTCGTTTGGCTTTGTGCAGCTTAGCCTTGGCATGGGCCTGGTCAATCTGCTCTACGCACCCGTCCTACTGCTGCTGCGCAACGTGGGCCTCTTGAAGCGCTCCCGCTCAGAGCGCGATGTGCTGCTGGATGAGCCGCCGCAGGGTCTGTACGATGCTGTGCGCCTGCGTGAGCGCCCTGTGTCCGACTGGGACCGCGAGCCTCGCAGCCCACCTGGCCCCTTTGACGAGTGCGAGGACGGCTACGACTACTACACTCGCAGCTAG